The Euphorbia lathyris chromosome 8, ddEupLath1.1, whole genome shotgun sequence genome has a window encoding:
- the LOC136202586 gene encoding uncharacterized protein isoform X1 yields the protein MGEVVPAILLLLLKLCVIGFIFTVQGSRGYNISPAPVISSEVPSTEGTLAPTESSVTSNVPSSGPQPNASDLLPSPAAPPMLAPLPLTKGLIPSSPISPVEAPPLSTAPPPLMAKGHESPMESNITQSKAPVSQDPVPVPGAPSSPIIPIVSPPLSNALPPVMAKGHGSPMEPNITQAKAPVSQDPVPVPGAPSSPIIPIVSPPLSTAPPPAMDKGHGSPMEPNIPQAKAPVSQDPVPVPGAPSSPIIPIVPPPLSNAPPPVMAKGHGSPMEPNIPQAKAPVSEDPVPVPGAPSSSIIPIVPPPLSNAPPPVMAKGHGSPVGPNIPQAKAPVSQDPVPLPGAPSSPIIPIVPPPLSNAPPPVMAKGHGSPMEPNIPQAKAPVIQDPVPVPGAPSSPIIPIVSPPLSTAPSPIMAKGHESPMGPNITQGKAPITHNPLPTPDGPSSPIIPIVSPPLSSAPPPLIAKGHESPMERNITQAKAPVRHDPLLVPVASPWTNFSHDSPNIHHSAPEPSPIIKPTSPEISPSSDHGGSTSFPGAPKPDSIIPVASPPMKLGSNRPSTHSIAPAVMPSVTPVPTVSPIGQFPESSPAAQPIKPRESPSTLPAPDVSRAATPPNIDWERDGTPVAAPPDETLKHLPPTNHSPTKGSFSAPSPSTHKDMRQFNDAPVPAKSSPAFSPSIPSHKQTHAKAKISSPAPELSPPSSEKQGPVVSPSSLPTDRQKHYAPPPLSPEPSASPSHYPIPKPLNNGPPAPSPSPTTAPGWTKMPILPPKASPFGSSSRSPQVPLPPLIHALPPPPPNEDCSATVCMDPYTNTPPGSPCSCVLPMQVGLQLSVALYTFFPLVSELAQEIAAGVFMKQSQVRIMGANAASQQPEKTIVLIDLVPLGKKFDNTTASLTSQRFWLKQVVIKSSYFGGYDVLYVRYPGLPPSPPSATSGITIIDDGPYSSSNNNARTIKPLGVDVQKGHQKNLGAGAIAVIALSASILVVLCSAVAWVLLVRHRGRTSRANQTPQTLRASTAKPSGTTGSMIGSAMSSASLSFGSSIAPYTGSAKTFSTIDMERATNSFHDSRIIGEGGFGRVYGGVLEDGTQVAVKVLKRDDQQGGREFLAEVEMLSRLHHRNLVKLIGICAEERNRCLVYELVPNGSVESHLHGVDKESAPLDWDARIKIALGAARGLAYLHEDSSPRVIHRDFKSSNILLEYDFTPKVSDFGLARSAMDEENRHISTRVMGTFGYVAPEYAMTGHLLVKSDVYSYGVVLLELLTGRKPVDMSQPPGQENLVAWARPLLTSKEGLEAITDPSLGPDVPFDSVAKVAAIASMCVQPEVSHRPFMGEVVQALKLVHSECDEAKEVGSRCSSRDLSVDMDADAVASTSSAQLLDAFQNQTIAPDYDSEPDIERGLSMSDLFSTSVRYGREASGSFKRCSSSGPLTRGGGRHSWQRRRRLTGESVSEHGVIFKQCPGSD from the exons ATGGGTGAGGTTGTGCCAGCCATTCTTCTTCTGTTGTTGAAACTCTGTGTCATTGGCTTTATTTTCACAGTTCAAGGATCTagag GGTACAACATCTCCCCAGCTCCAGTAATTTCTTCTGAGGTTCCTTCTACAGAGGGAACACTGGCTCCCACAGAAAGCTCGGTGACAAGCAATGTGCCAAGCTCAGGACCTCAGCCAAATG CATCAGATCTTCTTCCTTCACCTGCGGCACCACCCATGCTTGCTCCACTGCCCCTGACTAAAGGGCTTATACCATCATCTCCAATTAGTCCAGTTGAAGCTCCACCATTAAGTACTGCACCGCCACCCCTAATGGCCAAAGGACACGAATCACCCATGGAGTCAAATATCACTCAATCTAAGGCACCTGTTAGTCAGGATCCTGTACCTGTGCCAGGTGCGCCATCGTCTCCAATCATTCCAATTGTATCTCCACCATTAAGTAATGCACTGCCGCCCGTAATGGCCAAAGGACATGGATCACCCATGGAACCAAATATCACTCAGGCTAAGGCACCGGTTAGTCAGGATCCTGTACCTGTGCCAGGTGCGCCGTCATCTCCAATCATTCCAATTGTATCTCCACCATTAAGTACTGCACCGCCACCCGCAATGGACAAAGGACACGGATCACCCATGGAGCCAAATATCCCTCAGGCTAAGGCACCAGTTAGTCAGGATCCTGTACCTGTGCCTGGTGCGCCATCATCTCCAATCATTCCAATTGTACCTCCACCATTAAGTAATGCACCGCCACCCGTAATGGCCAAAGGACACGGATCACCAATGGAGCCAAATATTCCTCAGGCTAAGGCACCAGTTAGTGAGGATCCTGTACCTGTGCCTGGTGCGCCATCATCTTCAATCATTCCAATTGTACCTCCACCATTAAGTAATGCACCGCCACCCGTAATGGCCAAAGGACACGGATCACCCGTGGGGCCAAATATTCCTCAGGCTAAGGCACCAGTTAGTCAGGATCCTGTACCTTTGCCTGGTGCGCCATCATCTCCAATCATTCCAATTGTACCTCCACCATTAAGTAATGCACCGCCACCCGTTATGGCCAAAGGACACGGATCACCAATGGAGCCAAATATCCCTCAGGCTAAGGCACCAGTTATTCAGGATCCTGTACCTGTGCCTGGTGCGCCATCATCTCCAATCATTCCAATTGTATCTCCACCATTAAGTACTGCACCGTCACCCATAATGGCCAAAGGACATGAATCACCCATGGGGCCAAATATTACTCAGGGAAAGGCACCGATTACACACAATCCTCTACCTACGCCAGATGGGCCATCATCTCCAATCATTCCAATTGTATCTCCACCATTAAGTTCTGCACCACCACCACTAATAGCCAAAGGACATGAATCACCGATGGAGCGAAATATTACTCAGGCAAAGGCACCGGTTAGACATGATCCTCTACTTGTGCCAG TTGCATCTCCTTGGACGAACTTTTCACATGATTCACCAAACATCCACCATAGTGCACCTGAACCTTCACCCATCATCAAACCGACTTCACCTGAAATTTCACCGTCAAGTGATCATGGTGGAAGTACATCATTCCCTGGGGCTCCTAAACCAGACTCAATTATACCAG TTGCCTCTCCACCGATGAAATTGGGATCAAACCGACCATCAACACATTCAATTGCCCCAGCAGTAATGCCATCTGTGACTCCCG TTCCAACTGTATCACCAATTGGACAATTTCCAGAAAGTTCACCTGCAGCACAGCCTATTAAGCCTAGAGAATCGCCCTCTACATTACCAG CCCCGGATGTTTCTCGTGCAGCAACTCCTCCAAACATTGACTGGGAAAGAGATGGAACTCCAGTTGCTGCACCACCAGATGAAACACTCAAGCATTTACCACCAACGAACCATTCCCCAACCAAAG GTTCATTTTCtgctccatctccttcaacgcACAAAGACATGAGGCAATTTAATGATGCTCCAGTTCCAGCTAAATCTTCTCCCGCATTTTCACCTTCTATCCCATCTCATAAGCAAACCCATGCCAAGGCCAAAATCAGTAGCCCTGCTCCTGAAttatctcctccatcttcagaAAAGCAAG GTCCAGTTGTCTCTCCATCATCTCTTCCTACAGACAGGCAAAAACACTATGCTCCTCCACCCCTTAGTCCAG AACCTTCAGCTTCTCCCTCACATTACCCCATTCCTAAGCCATTAAACAATGGCCCCCCTGCTCCTTCACCGTCTCCAACAACAGCACCTGGCTGGACCAAAA TGCCTATTCTTCCCCCTAAAGCTTCTCCTTTCGGGTCGTCATCAAGGAGTCCACAAGTACCTCTTCCCCCACTAATTCATGCATTGCCACCTCCGCCTCCCAATGAAG ATTGTTCAGCAACTGTTTGCATGGATCCATACACAAACACTCCGCCTGGGTCACCATGTAGCTGTGTCTTGCCCATGCAAGTTGGACTGCAACTTAGTGTTGCACTTTATACCTTCTTCCCTTTGGTTTCGGAGCTTGCTCAGGAAATTGCTGCCGGTGTTTTTATGAAACAAAGTCAAGTCCGCATTATGGGAGCGAATGCTGCTAGCCAGCAACCCGAGAAGACCATTGTCCTTATTGACTTAGTACCCCTTGGAAAGAAATTCGATAATACTACTGCCTCCTTGACTTCTCAGAGATTCTGGCTTAAGCAAGTAGTAATTAAATCTTCGTATTTTGGAGGCTACGATGTATTATATGTGCGGTATCCAG GCTTGCCTCCGTCTCCACCTTCAGCGACTTCTGGCATTACTATCATAGATGATGGACCATACTCCAGCAGTAACAATAACGCAAGGACAATAAAGCCCCTTGGAGTTGATGTTCAGAAAGGGCACCAGAAAAATCTTGGTGCCGGTGCAATTGCTGTTATAGCCCTGTCTGCTTCTATATTGGTAGTTTTATGCTCTGCTGTTGCTTGGGTTTTGCTGGTCAGGCATAGAGGCCGCACGAGTCGAGCGAATCAAACCCCCCAGACTTTGCGGGCATCCACTGCAAAACCATCAG GTACTACTGGCTCAATGATTGGAAGTGCTATGAGCTCTGCTTCCTTGTCATTTGGATCTAGTATTGCACCTTATACAGGCTCAGCTAAGACCTTCAGTACAATTGACATGGAAAGAGCAACAAATAGCTTTCATGATTCAAGAATAATTGGTGAAGGTGGATTTGGGCGTGTTTATGGCGGTGTTCTTGAAGATGGAACCCAAGTGGCAGTCAAAGTTCTGAAAAGAGATGATCAGCAAGGCGGTCGCGAATTCTTGGCAGAGGTTGAAATGCTTAGCCGTCTGCATCACAGGAATCTGGTCAAGTTGATTGGAATATGTGCAGAGGAGCGCAATCGATGCTTGGTATACGAACTCGTACCAAATGGCAGTGTCGAATCTCATCTTCatg GGGTTGACAAGGAATCAGCTCCACTTGATTGGGATGCTCGGATCAAGATAGCACTTGGTGCAGCTCgaggactagcttatttacacGAGGATTCGAGTCCACGAGTCATACACAGGGACTTCAAGTCTAGCAACATCTTGTTGGAATATGACTTCACACCAAAAGTGTCTGACTTCGGTTTGGCTCGAAGTGCCATGGATGAGGAGAATAGACACATATCAACCCGTGTGATGGGAACTTTCGG GTATGTTGCTCCGGAGTATGCAATGACAGGTCATCTTCTTGTAAAGAGTGATGTATATAGTTACGGTGTAGTTCTTCTAGAGCTTTTAACTGGGAGAAAACCAGTCGACATGTCTCAGCCGCCTGGTCAAGAGAATCTAGTTGCATGGGCCCGTCCACTGTTAACAAGTAAAGAAGGGCTCGAAGCAATTACAGATCCATCTCTAGGACCCGATGTCCCTTTCGACAGTGTAGCCAAAGTAGCAGCTATTGCATCAATGTGTGTGCAACCGGAGGTATCACACCGCCCTTTTATGGGCGAGGTTGTTCAGGCCTTAAAATTAGTACACAGCGAGTGTGACGAGGCAAAAGAAGTAGGCTCAAGATGTTCTAGTCGGGATTTATCTGTCGATATGGATGCTGATGCTGTAGCCAGTACAAGCTCAGCACAGCTGCTAGATGCTTTCCAAAACCAAACTATAGCACCTGATTATGATTCTGAACCAGATATAGAAAGGGGACTGTCAATGTCGGATTTGTTCAGTACATCGGTCAGGTACGGAAGGGAGGCGTCGGGATCATTTAAGAGATGCTCTAGTTCAGGTCCATTGACAAGAGGGGGAGGAAGACATTCGTGGCAGAGAAGGAGGAGATTGACAGGAGAAAGTGTAAGCGAACACGGGGTTATCTTCAAACAATGTCCAGGTTCAGACTGA
- the LOC136202586 gene encoding uncharacterized protein isoform X2, producing the protein MGEVVPAILLLLLKLCVIGFIFTVQGSRGYNISPAPVISSEVPSTEGTLAPTESSVTSNVPSSGPQPNDLLPSPAAPPMLAPLPLTKGLIPSSPISPVEAPPLSTAPPPLMAKGHESPMESNITQSKAPVSQDPVPVPGAPSSPIIPIVSPPLSNALPPVMAKGHGSPMEPNITQAKAPVSQDPVPVPGAPSSPIIPIVSPPLSTAPPPAMDKGHGSPMEPNIPQAKAPVSQDPVPVPGAPSSPIIPIVPPPLSNAPPPVMAKGHGSPMEPNIPQAKAPVSEDPVPVPGAPSSSIIPIVPPPLSNAPPPVMAKGHGSPVGPNIPQAKAPVSQDPVPLPGAPSSPIIPIVPPPLSNAPPPVMAKGHGSPMEPNIPQAKAPVIQDPVPVPGAPSSPIIPIVSPPLSTAPSPIMAKGHESPMGPNITQGKAPITHNPLPTPDGPSSPIIPIVSPPLSSAPPPLIAKGHESPMERNITQAKAPVRHDPLLVPVASPWTNFSHDSPNIHHSAPEPSPIIKPTSPEISPSSDHGGSTSFPGAPKPDSIIPVASPPMKLGSNRPSTHSIAPAVMPSVTPVPTVSPIGQFPESSPAAQPIKPRESPSTLPAPDVSRAATPPNIDWERDGTPVAAPPDETLKHLPPTNHSPTKGSFSAPSPSTHKDMRQFNDAPVPAKSSPAFSPSIPSHKQTHAKAKISSPAPELSPPSSEKQGPVVSPSSLPTDRQKHYAPPPLSPEPSASPSHYPIPKPLNNGPPAPSPSPTTAPGWTKMPILPPKASPFGSSSRSPQVPLPPLIHALPPPPPNEDCSATVCMDPYTNTPPGSPCSCVLPMQVGLQLSVALYTFFPLVSELAQEIAAGVFMKQSQVRIMGANAASQQPEKTIVLIDLVPLGKKFDNTTASLTSQRFWLKQVVIKSSYFGGYDVLYVRYPGLPPSPPSATSGITIIDDGPYSSSNNNARTIKPLGVDVQKGHQKNLGAGAIAVIALSASILVVLCSAVAWVLLVRHRGRTSRANQTPQTLRASTAKPSGTTGSMIGSAMSSASLSFGSSIAPYTGSAKTFSTIDMERATNSFHDSRIIGEGGFGRVYGGVLEDGTQVAVKVLKRDDQQGGREFLAEVEMLSRLHHRNLVKLIGICAEERNRCLVYELVPNGSVESHLHGVDKESAPLDWDARIKIALGAARGLAYLHEDSSPRVIHRDFKSSNILLEYDFTPKVSDFGLARSAMDEENRHISTRVMGTFGYVAPEYAMTGHLLVKSDVYSYGVVLLELLTGRKPVDMSQPPGQENLVAWARPLLTSKEGLEAITDPSLGPDVPFDSVAKVAAIASMCVQPEVSHRPFMGEVVQALKLVHSECDEAKEVGSRCSSRDLSVDMDADAVASTSSAQLLDAFQNQTIAPDYDSEPDIERGLSMSDLFSTSVRYGREASGSFKRCSSSGPLTRGGGRHSWQRRRRLTGESVSEHGVIFKQCPGSD; encoded by the exons ATGGGTGAGGTTGTGCCAGCCATTCTTCTTCTGTTGTTGAAACTCTGTGTCATTGGCTTTATTTTCACAGTTCAAGGATCTagag GGTACAACATCTCCCCAGCTCCAGTAATTTCTTCTGAGGTTCCTTCTACAGAGGGAACACTGGCTCCCACAGAAAGCTCGGTGACAAGCAATGTGCCAAGCTCAGGACCTCAGCCAAATG ATCTTCTTCCTTCACCTGCGGCACCACCCATGCTTGCTCCACTGCCCCTGACTAAAGGGCTTATACCATCATCTCCAATTAGTCCAGTTGAAGCTCCACCATTAAGTACTGCACCGCCACCCCTAATGGCCAAAGGACACGAATCACCCATGGAGTCAAATATCACTCAATCTAAGGCACCTGTTAGTCAGGATCCTGTACCTGTGCCAGGTGCGCCATCGTCTCCAATCATTCCAATTGTATCTCCACCATTAAGTAATGCACTGCCGCCCGTAATGGCCAAAGGACATGGATCACCCATGGAACCAAATATCACTCAGGCTAAGGCACCGGTTAGTCAGGATCCTGTACCTGTGCCAGGTGCGCCGTCATCTCCAATCATTCCAATTGTATCTCCACCATTAAGTACTGCACCGCCACCCGCAATGGACAAAGGACACGGATCACCCATGGAGCCAAATATCCCTCAGGCTAAGGCACCAGTTAGTCAGGATCCTGTACCTGTGCCTGGTGCGCCATCATCTCCAATCATTCCAATTGTACCTCCACCATTAAGTAATGCACCGCCACCCGTAATGGCCAAAGGACACGGATCACCAATGGAGCCAAATATTCCTCAGGCTAAGGCACCAGTTAGTGAGGATCCTGTACCTGTGCCTGGTGCGCCATCATCTTCAATCATTCCAATTGTACCTCCACCATTAAGTAATGCACCGCCACCCGTAATGGCCAAAGGACACGGATCACCCGTGGGGCCAAATATTCCTCAGGCTAAGGCACCAGTTAGTCAGGATCCTGTACCTTTGCCTGGTGCGCCATCATCTCCAATCATTCCAATTGTACCTCCACCATTAAGTAATGCACCGCCACCCGTTATGGCCAAAGGACACGGATCACCAATGGAGCCAAATATCCCTCAGGCTAAGGCACCAGTTATTCAGGATCCTGTACCTGTGCCTGGTGCGCCATCATCTCCAATCATTCCAATTGTATCTCCACCATTAAGTACTGCACCGTCACCCATAATGGCCAAAGGACATGAATCACCCATGGGGCCAAATATTACTCAGGGAAAGGCACCGATTACACACAATCCTCTACCTACGCCAGATGGGCCATCATCTCCAATCATTCCAATTGTATCTCCACCATTAAGTTCTGCACCACCACCACTAATAGCCAAAGGACATGAATCACCGATGGAGCGAAATATTACTCAGGCAAAGGCACCGGTTAGACATGATCCTCTACTTGTGCCAG TTGCATCTCCTTGGACGAACTTTTCACATGATTCACCAAACATCCACCATAGTGCACCTGAACCTTCACCCATCATCAAACCGACTTCACCTGAAATTTCACCGTCAAGTGATCATGGTGGAAGTACATCATTCCCTGGGGCTCCTAAACCAGACTCAATTATACCAG TTGCCTCTCCACCGATGAAATTGGGATCAAACCGACCATCAACACATTCAATTGCCCCAGCAGTAATGCCATCTGTGACTCCCG TTCCAACTGTATCACCAATTGGACAATTTCCAGAAAGTTCACCTGCAGCACAGCCTATTAAGCCTAGAGAATCGCCCTCTACATTACCAG CCCCGGATGTTTCTCGTGCAGCAACTCCTCCAAACATTGACTGGGAAAGAGATGGAACTCCAGTTGCTGCACCACCAGATGAAACACTCAAGCATTTACCACCAACGAACCATTCCCCAACCAAAG GTTCATTTTCtgctccatctccttcaacgcACAAAGACATGAGGCAATTTAATGATGCTCCAGTTCCAGCTAAATCTTCTCCCGCATTTTCACCTTCTATCCCATCTCATAAGCAAACCCATGCCAAGGCCAAAATCAGTAGCCCTGCTCCTGAAttatctcctccatcttcagaAAAGCAAG GTCCAGTTGTCTCTCCATCATCTCTTCCTACAGACAGGCAAAAACACTATGCTCCTCCACCCCTTAGTCCAG AACCTTCAGCTTCTCCCTCACATTACCCCATTCCTAAGCCATTAAACAATGGCCCCCCTGCTCCTTCACCGTCTCCAACAACAGCACCTGGCTGGACCAAAA TGCCTATTCTTCCCCCTAAAGCTTCTCCTTTCGGGTCGTCATCAAGGAGTCCACAAGTACCTCTTCCCCCACTAATTCATGCATTGCCACCTCCGCCTCCCAATGAAG ATTGTTCAGCAACTGTTTGCATGGATCCATACACAAACACTCCGCCTGGGTCACCATGTAGCTGTGTCTTGCCCATGCAAGTTGGACTGCAACTTAGTGTTGCACTTTATACCTTCTTCCCTTTGGTTTCGGAGCTTGCTCAGGAAATTGCTGCCGGTGTTTTTATGAAACAAAGTCAAGTCCGCATTATGGGAGCGAATGCTGCTAGCCAGCAACCCGAGAAGACCATTGTCCTTATTGACTTAGTACCCCTTGGAAAGAAATTCGATAATACTACTGCCTCCTTGACTTCTCAGAGATTCTGGCTTAAGCAAGTAGTAATTAAATCTTCGTATTTTGGAGGCTACGATGTATTATATGTGCGGTATCCAG GCTTGCCTCCGTCTCCACCTTCAGCGACTTCTGGCATTACTATCATAGATGATGGACCATACTCCAGCAGTAACAATAACGCAAGGACAATAAAGCCCCTTGGAGTTGATGTTCAGAAAGGGCACCAGAAAAATCTTGGTGCCGGTGCAATTGCTGTTATAGCCCTGTCTGCTTCTATATTGGTAGTTTTATGCTCTGCTGTTGCTTGGGTTTTGCTGGTCAGGCATAGAGGCCGCACGAGTCGAGCGAATCAAACCCCCCAGACTTTGCGGGCATCCACTGCAAAACCATCAG GTACTACTGGCTCAATGATTGGAAGTGCTATGAGCTCTGCTTCCTTGTCATTTGGATCTAGTATTGCACCTTATACAGGCTCAGCTAAGACCTTCAGTACAATTGACATGGAAAGAGCAACAAATAGCTTTCATGATTCAAGAATAATTGGTGAAGGTGGATTTGGGCGTGTTTATGGCGGTGTTCTTGAAGATGGAACCCAAGTGGCAGTCAAAGTTCTGAAAAGAGATGATCAGCAAGGCGGTCGCGAATTCTTGGCAGAGGTTGAAATGCTTAGCCGTCTGCATCACAGGAATCTGGTCAAGTTGATTGGAATATGTGCAGAGGAGCGCAATCGATGCTTGGTATACGAACTCGTACCAAATGGCAGTGTCGAATCTCATCTTCatg GGGTTGACAAGGAATCAGCTCCACTTGATTGGGATGCTCGGATCAAGATAGCACTTGGTGCAGCTCgaggactagcttatttacacGAGGATTCGAGTCCACGAGTCATACACAGGGACTTCAAGTCTAGCAACATCTTGTTGGAATATGACTTCACACCAAAAGTGTCTGACTTCGGTTTGGCTCGAAGTGCCATGGATGAGGAGAATAGACACATATCAACCCGTGTGATGGGAACTTTCGG GTATGTTGCTCCGGAGTATGCAATGACAGGTCATCTTCTTGTAAAGAGTGATGTATATAGTTACGGTGTAGTTCTTCTAGAGCTTTTAACTGGGAGAAAACCAGTCGACATGTCTCAGCCGCCTGGTCAAGAGAATCTAGTTGCATGGGCCCGTCCACTGTTAACAAGTAAAGAAGGGCTCGAAGCAATTACAGATCCATCTCTAGGACCCGATGTCCCTTTCGACAGTGTAGCCAAAGTAGCAGCTATTGCATCAATGTGTGTGCAACCGGAGGTATCACACCGCCCTTTTATGGGCGAGGTTGTTCAGGCCTTAAAATTAGTACACAGCGAGTGTGACGAGGCAAAAGAAGTAGGCTCAAGATGTTCTAGTCGGGATTTATCTGTCGATATGGATGCTGATGCTGTAGCCAGTACAAGCTCAGCACAGCTGCTAGATGCTTTCCAAAACCAAACTATAGCACCTGATTATGATTCTGAACCAGATATAGAAAGGGGACTGTCAATGTCGGATTTGTTCAGTACATCGGTCAGGTACGGAAGGGAGGCGTCGGGATCATTTAAGAGATGCTCTAGTTCAGGTCCATTGACAAGAGGGGGAGGAAGACATTCGTGGCAGAGAAGGAGGAGATTGACAGGAGAAAGTGTAAGCGAACACGGGGTTATCTTCAAACAATGTCCAGGTTCAGACTGA